The Gemmatimonadota bacterium genome contains the following window.
AGGCCGAGCCCCGTGTTGCCGCTCGTCGGCTCCACGATGGTGCCACCCGGTTTGAGCAGGCCCTGCTGCTCGGCGTCCAGGATCATGCTCAGGCCGACGCGGTCCTTGACGCTGCCGCCGGGGTTGCCTGACTCGAGCTTGCCGAGCAGGTCGACCCCCGGGACATTGTTGATCCGGTTCAGGCGAACCAGGGGGGTGTTGCCGATCAGGTCGAGCGCGCTGTCGTATATTCCGTTCCCGGACGCCACGGGCTATCCTTCAGATGTAGTACATGGACAGGCTCTTCTGCGCCTGCCTGGAAATGTCTTCGAAAGTGATGCCGTCCATGATATCGCCGAGTTTTTCCTGCACCCCCATCCAAACGTCCTTCAATACGTGCTGGCCGCTCAACTGGTCCGTTATCTCGGCGTCGCCGGACAGGCTTTCTACGGAGATCAGGGCCCCGTCCATGGCCCGGATCACGTCACCCAGCGAGATTTCGCCCGGGGCCCTGGCCAGCGAGTAGCCCCCGGTCGCTCCACGCTTGCTCCGCACCAGTCCGGCGCGCTGCAGCTGCAGGAGGATTTGAACGAGGTATTTTTCGGGGATGGATTGACGGACGGCGATGTCGCTGATGTGGATGACTTCCGCCTTGTCGTGGTATCTTGTCAGTTCCAGCACGGCCCTGCACGCATACTCCGCCTTGGCCGATACTCGCATGCGCCCTCCCTGGCCTCCGGGGTTTAGTTTACTAATTTAGTCAACATTATAAGAAGGCGGAGGTTCGGCGTCAAGGTATTTAGGGAACTGCAGGGGCGAGCAGCCAGGCGAGGACGTCAGTCGAATCGGCTGGTGTGGGTTTCCAGATACCGATCCGGATCCAGCGGCTTCATGCGCAGGTCCGCGGGCGCCGCCCCGCCCAGGGCTTCGCGGGGAGCGAGTCCGATCAGTTCGCTTTCCAGGACCTCGACCCCTTTGGATTCCGCGAGGTGCGCGACCGTTGCGTATGCCCGGGCCATGTCCGTTTGCCGGTAGTCGGTCAGGTTCATGGACACCTGGGCGAGGTGCCGTCCCGGGAGCATCAGTCCGAGCGCTCGCACCCCGGGCAGGCCCCCACTTTTCTCCCGGACTACCTGCGCGATCGTCCGGGCCACGCGAACGTCGTCGGTTTCCAGGTTCACATTGTACGCGATGAGGATATCGCGGACGCCGACCGCCGTGGCGCCGGCGGAAGCGTGAACCTTGCCCGGTCCCGCGTCGGGCGCAAGGTCCGGTTCCTGCTGGGCGCGTTGGGCCTTTTGTACCTGTCGGGTTCGTTCGACCAGGCCTTCGAATCCTCCCCGGCGTATGTCCGGTAGCTCGCCGCGGCGCGCATCAGAGGCGGCATGGCCGTAGAAGTACACCGGAATCCCGAGGGATCGGCCGATCTCCACGCCGCAGTCCCGGGCGAGGGTTATGCAGTCGTCCATGCTGTAACTGGAAAGGGGTATGAAGGGGATGACGTCCGTGGCGCCGATCCGGGGATGTACGCCGCGGTGGCGTCTAAGGTCGATAAGGTCCCGGGCCGTCCTGCAGCCTTCAAAAGCGCCCCGGGCGACATCTCCGGGCGAACCCATGAACGTGATCACGGAGCGGTTGTGATCTCCGTCCATTTCCATGCCGGCCAGGTGGACACCGTCGACGGCGGCGATGCTGGCGGCAATGGCCTCCACGATGCCCGTATCGCGCCCTTCACTGAAGTTGGGCACACACTCGACCAGGGCACTCATCAGAGAATGCCGTATTTCTCGAAGGCGGCGGTCGCGGACATGCCGTTCTGCAGGGCCTGCTTGACCTCTTTTTCTTCGGCTGCCTTCTCGAATGCCGCTTTCAGTACCTGATCTTCCGCGGCCTTGGGTACGACCACGACCCCGTCGAAGTCGCCGAATATCAGATCGCCCGGACAGACCTTCACGCCGCCGCAGTCGATGGGCGTATTGTAGGCAATGACGTCGCTCCTGCCCTTCGAATCATAGGGCGCGATACCGCGGACGAACAGCGGAAAGCCCATGTCGGCGATGGCCTGCGAATCCCGCGTAAACCCGTCGATCACGGCTCCGCGTGCTCCCCGGGCCTCCGCGGCGGTAGAGAGCAACTCGCCCCAGAGACTGCTTCGCGTCGTACCATTGGTCTGCGCCACGAGGACGTCCCCGGACTTCAGCGCGTCCACGGCTTCCAGCTCGAGCTTGTAGGGCTCGTCGGGAATCTCGTATACGTCGACGGACAGGACGGTCAGCGCCCGGCCCACGACGACCGCATCGGGAAACAGGGGCCTGATGTCGTGCCGTAGGATCTGGTCGCGGAATCCACAGGCGTCCAGGGCGTCCGCGATCACCGCCGAAAACAGCTTCGCCTTAATCTCTTCGAAGCGTTCGTTGCTTGATGCTGTGCTCAATTTTGCGTTCTCCCCGCATTGGCGTTCTTCCCGGCACGGACACATCACGCGACTCTGCGCCGGTGCGTTTTGTATTATAGATCTCTGGTGAAGGTCAGGACCACGTCGATGCGTCGGTTTCTTTCCCGGCCGCTGCGTGTATTGTTGCTGTCGATGGGCTGCGCGCTGCCATGGCCGGAGGACGTCATACGTTCGGCCTCAACACCGGATTGATCCGCCAGAAACTGCATGACCGCATCGGCGCGGGACTTCGAAAGGGTGATATTCTTGTCCTCCGCGCCGGTGGCGTCGGTATGGCCCTCCACGGCCACGCGAGTCTGAGGGTACAACACGAGGAACGCCCCGAGGCTCTCGAGCAGCCCGCGCGCACCTCCGGGTATTTCCGTTCTACCCGCCTGGAAAGACAGCCCGATGAGGCGCAGGGTAAGGCGTTCGGCGTCTCGCACCACGATCGCCTGGCTGTCCGAAAACCGCTCCTGGGCCTGTGCGGCGGCATCCAACTGGGTCTTTTCGTAAACGTACTCCCTGAGTTCCCGGCGTTCCCGGTCCAGCGCCTCTTTTCTCCGCTGAAGGTCCTGTTGGTAGCTTTCCACCATGGACGACAGGCGTATCTGCTGTTCCTCGATCGCCTGGTGCAGGGAATCAACCTTGGCGCTGAGCACCGCGGCGTCCCCCTCTGCCTGCTGGAGCAGGAGGCTTAAGGAATCCTGCCTGGCGGCGAGCGTGCGCAGGCTTTCCGTCATAATCGCCTGCGGATCATCGGCCAGGAAATCGGCGGAGATCCCCGCCATGTCGGCGGCCTGCCGGACGAGTTCCTCCTGTGTCAGCAACATGCGCTCCCAGTTCCCGGAATCGCCGCGGAGTGCGTCGACTTGTGTCGCAATCTCAATGGCGCGCCGTGCCGCGTAATCGGCGGTCTGTGCCTTGGTTCGGAGCGCGGCAGTCAGGGGTTCCCCGCGGTGCAGCGCGCCGGTCACTTCATCCACCAACCGGCGGGCCTGCGCGAAGGACGCCGGAGCCAACCGGTCCCAATCCCGGTTCTCGGCTTCGGCCAGGCCGATCTGCGCCGATCCGATGAGCGACATCTCGATCACCGACGACCTCACGTTATCGAAGAGCGCGGCCGCTTCCTGCCCCTGGGCGAAGGCATCGGAGACCCGGTCGTCTTCCAGCCTGGAAATAGCCCGTTCGAGGCGGCTTTCGGCGTCCTCGAAGGCATCCGGAACCATCGCGGGGGCGTTCGCCCGCTGGGCCGCCGCCCGTTTCTCCAGCGGTACCATCAGTATCTCGTTTACGCGATCCAGCCGTTCCCGCGCCAGGACCAGGGCGGCGTCGAACTCCGTATAGGACCGATCGATATCCCGGGTCGATTTGCCTTCCCGTATATCCCGTGTATATCGATCGTAAGCCTCCCGGACCTTGTTGTAGGTATCAGGGATCAGGAAACCGGCGTCGAGATCGGAAAGCCGATTCAGAGAGGTAGTAGCCGCAGTGATCCGACCGGCCGCACTGGCTGGACTACTGCTACCGGAGCCTTGCGCCGATATGGGAAGGGGAG
Protein-coding sequences here:
- a CDS encoding Rrf2 family transcriptional regulator; its protein translation is MRVSAKAEYACRAVLELTRYHDKAEVIHISDIAVRQSIPEKYLVQILLQLQRAGLVRSKRGATGGYSLARAPGEISLGDVIRAMDGALISVESLSGDAEITDQLSGQHVLKDVWMGVQEKLGDIMDGITFEDISRQAQKSLSMYYI
- the ftcD gene encoding glutamate formimidoyltransferase, which translates into the protein MSALVECVPNFSEGRDTGIVEAIAASIAAVDGVHLAGMEMDGDHNRSVITFMGSPGDVARGAFEGCRTARDLIDLRRHRGVHPRIGATDVIPFIPLSSYSMDDCITLARDCGVEIGRSLGIPVYFYGHAASDARRGELPDIRRGGFEGLVERTRQVQKAQRAQQEPDLAPDAGPGKVHASAGATAVGVRDILIAYNVNLETDDVRVARTIAQVVREKSGGLPGVRALGLMLPGRHLAQVSMNLTDYRQTDMARAYATVAHLAESKGVEVLESELIGLAPREALGGAAPADLRMKPLDPDRYLETHTSRFD
- a CDS encoding RraA family protein — its product is MSTASSNERFEEIKAKLFSAVIADALDACGFRDQILRHDIRPLFPDAVVVGRALTVLSVDVYEIPDEPYKLELEAVDALKSGDVLVAQTNGTTRSSLWGELLSTAAEARGARGAVIDGFTRDSQAIADMGFPLFVRGIAPYDSKGRSDVIAYNTPIDCGGVKVCPGDLIFGDFDGVVVVPKAAEDQVLKAAFEKAAEEKEVKQALQNGMSATAAFEKYGIL
- a CDS encoding OmpA family protein, whose translation is MRAGILVPLCLCIFSFLTTPLPISAQGSGSSSPASAAGRITAATTSLNRLSDLDAGFLIPDTYNKVREAYDRYTRDIREGKSTRDIDRSYTEFDAALVLARERLDRVNEILMVPLEKRAAAQRANAPAMVPDAFEDAESRLERAISRLEDDRVSDAFAQGQEAAALFDNVRSSVIEMSLIGSAQIGLAEAENRDWDRLAPASFAQARRLVDEVTGALHRGEPLTAALRTKAQTADYAARRAIEIATQVDALRGDSGNWERMLLTQEELVRQAADMAGISADFLADDPQAIMTESLRTLAARQDSLSLLLQQAEGDAAVLSAKVDSLHQAIEEQQIRLSSMVESYQQDLQRRKEALDRERRELREYVYEKTQLDAAAQAQERFSDSQAIVVRDAERLTLRLIGLSFQAGRTEIPGGARGLLESLGAFLVLYPQTRVAVEGHTDATGAEDKNITLSKSRADAVMQFLADQSGVEAERMTSSGHGSAQPIDSNNTRSGRERNRRIDVVLTFTRDL